One Rhizobium sp. NRK18 genomic window carries:
- a CDS encoding DUF805 domain-containing protein — MKNYANFSGRSTRSQYWLFTLFFFISIFLGAVLDEMAGTSLPDGGGPITGIIMLAHMLPALAVFVRRMHDIDRSGWWLLVGVVPLVGFIIQIVFLCTASTPGSNRFGPPVGSTPEVATAANATAPARQSASSADTVGQLEKLAALKASGAIDDAEYQKMKADVLGGAA; from the coding sequence ATGAAGAACTACGCCAATTTCAGCGGCCGCTCTACGCGGTCGCAATATTGGCTGTTCACGCTGTTCTTTTTCATTTCGATTTTCTTGGGCGCGGTCCTGGACGAGATGGCAGGCACGTCGCTGCCCGATGGTGGTGGACCGATCACCGGAATTATCATGCTGGCGCACATGCTGCCGGCGCTCGCCGTCTTCGTTCGCCGCATGCATGACATCGACCGCAGCGGATGGTGGCTGCTCGTTGGCGTCGTTCCGCTGGTCGGCTTTATCATTCAGATCGTGTTTCTGTGCACCGCCTCGACGCCGGGTAGCAATCGGTTTGGACCGCCGGTCGGTTCCACACCGGAAGTGGCAACGGCTGCGAATGCAACGGCTCCCGCAAGGCAGTCGGCATCCTCGGCCGACACCGTAGGGCAGCTGGAAAAACTTGCCGCTCTGAAGGCTTCCGGCGCCATTGATGATGCCGAGTATCAGAAGATGAAAGCGGACGTTCTGGGCGGAGCGGCGTGA
- a CDS encoding helix-turn-helix domain-containing protein encodes MDVRQTIGWNLRRIRVEKGLSQERLALEASIDRAYVGRVERGQENVTVSTLEALANALHAHVSEFFAEVEDGAKWPEALPSGRRPKSS; translated from the coding sequence ATGGACGTACGGCAAACCATCGGCTGGAATCTGAGGCGCATCCGCGTCGAAAAAGGCCTCTCGCAAGAACGATTGGCTCTGGAGGCGAGTATCGATCGCGCCTACGTGGGCAGGGTCGAGCGCGGGCAGGAGAACGTGACGGTGTCCACCTTGGAAGCCCTTGCCAATGCGCTGCATGCCCACGTGTCGGAGTTCTTCGCCGAGGTTGAAGACGGCGCGAAATGGCCCGAGGCACTTCCGTCAGGCCGGCGACCGAAATCGAGTTGA
- a CDS encoding DUF3768 domain-containing protein codes for MATAIVTTNTGDAADRAALIRSRNDRFRRSFVGGRVLMTPGVTALDGIEKLALMAAVQRFDAFDTGNDPYAEHDFGSVTIAGTCFFWKIDYYDKDLEFGSPDPADDDVTCRVLTLMRADEY; via the coding sequence ATGGCAACCGCAATCGTGACAACGAACACAGGAGACGCGGCCGATCGGGCCGCGCTCATCCGCAGCCGCAACGATCGTTTCCGTCGGAGCTTTGTCGGTGGGCGCGTTCTGATGACGCCGGGCGTCACTGCCCTCGACGGCATCGAGAAGCTCGCCCTGATGGCCGCTGTGCAGCGTTTTGATGCCTTCGACACCGGCAACGACCCGTATGCCGAGCATGACTTCGGTTCCGTCACCATCGCCGGCACCTGCTTCTTCTGGAAGATCGACTACTACGACAAGGATCTTGAGTTCGGCTCGCCCGATCCGGCGGACGACGACGTCACCTGCCGGGTTCTGACCCTGATGCGGGCGGACGAGTATTGA
- a CDS encoding helix-turn-helix transcriptional regulator, with the protein MTSLKMPNQHTVKLPEEGYVRLNDFLGKGKFLPMSRSTWYSRVRSGEAPAPVSLGARIVAYRVEDIRAYFERFQRGGNGNV; encoded by the coding sequence ATGACTTCACTGAAAATGCCGAACCAACACACCGTCAAGCTTCCTGAGGAAGGATATGTGCGGTTGAACGACTTCCTAGGAAAAGGGAAGTTTCTGCCGATGAGCCGCTCAACATGGTACTCGCGCGTCCGTTCCGGAGAAGCTCCTGCGCCAGTGAGCTTGGGAGCACGCATTGTCGCATATCGTGTCGAGGATATTCGCGCATACTTTGAGCGGTTCCAGCGTGGAGGTAATGGAAATGTCTAA
- a CDS encoding tyrosine-type recombinase/integrase produces MAKAKGKHPEKALSALKVRQVTKPGKYGDGNGLYLVVDPSGAKRWLLRIVIQGKRTDMGLGGADLVSLAEAREKALEFRKAARAGGDPLAAKREARKIYPTFKIAAETVHKEHKAAWTNPKHVQQWINTLTQYAFPVIGELRIDKIETPDVLRVLSPIWLNKPETARRIRQRMASVFDWAKASGYREGDNPVDGVSRGLPKQVDRDKHHAAMPFGDVPAFVKRLRDNDANRISKLAFELLILTATRTSEILLAQRAEVDLTAKIWTIPAQRMKAKRIHRIPLSDRAIEIVKEAIALSTGSEYLFPGRSNEKPMSNMVFIAMLRRMEVNFTPHGFRSSFRDWAAETTSFPREVVEMALAHTIENKVEAAYRRGDLLEKRRELMAGWTKHACQ; encoded by the coding sequence ATGGCAAAAGCAAAAGGCAAGCATCCGGAAAAGGCACTTTCCGCACTTAAAGTGAGGCAGGTCACGAAGCCCGGAAAGTACGGCGACGGAAACGGCCTGTATTTGGTCGTGGACCCGTCAGGAGCCAAGCGATGGCTTCTGCGGATCGTTATCCAGGGCAAGAGGACCGACATGGGTCTCGGCGGCGCCGATCTCGTCAGTCTTGCGGAAGCGCGGGAGAAAGCTCTGGAATTTCGAAAGGCCGCGCGGGCCGGCGGCGACCCGCTGGCTGCAAAGCGGGAAGCGCGCAAAATCTATCCCACCTTCAAAATCGCAGCCGAAACGGTTCACAAAGAACACAAAGCGGCATGGACCAACCCAAAGCACGTGCAACAGTGGATAAATACGCTGACGCAGTATGCATTTCCGGTGATTGGCGAGCTGAGGATCGACAAGATCGAAACACCGGATGTGTTGCGCGTTCTATCTCCGATCTGGCTGAACAAGCCAGAGACCGCCCGCCGGATTCGGCAACGCATGGCGAGCGTCTTCGATTGGGCGAAGGCGTCTGGCTATCGGGAGGGTGACAACCCGGTAGATGGCGTCAGCCGCGGCCTCCCCAAGCAGGTCGACCGGGATAAACATCATGCCGCAATGCCATTCGGCGACGTGCCGGCCTTTGTGAAGCGGCTACGCGACAATGATGCCAATCGGATTTCCAAGCTAGCTTTCGAACTATTGATTCTGACCGCCACCCGCACGAGTGAAATCCTGCTGGCCCAACGCGCCGAGGTTGATCTGACGGCGAAGATATGGACGATTCCAGCCCAACGGATGAAGGCAAAGCGCATTCACCGCATTCCACTCAGCGATCGTGCTATCGAGATTGTCAAAGAGGCAATAGCTCTCTCGACCGGCAGTGAATACCTGTTTCCCGGGCGTTCAAACGAGAAGCCCATGTCGAACATGGTGTTCATAGCCATGCTGCGCCGGATGGAGGTGAACTTCACGCCGCACGGTTTCCGATCATCGTTCCGCGATTGGGCAGCAGAAACTACTAGTTTCCCACGCGAGGTGGTTGAAATGGCTCTTGCGCATACAATTGAAAACAAGGTGGAGGCAGCATATCGTCGTGGCGATCTTCTGGAGAAGCGGCGAGAGTTGATGGCTGGCTGGACTAAGCACGCATGTCAATAA
- a CDS encoding PAN domain-containing protein — MRTRFQAVLAVALLFLVAAGSASTAEKTFGPFIISDDYPDLIILNGEIDVSSALNFRRVLDAAPNAKVVALNSPGGNVQMGLLIADDIHQRELTTYIPKGSGCYSACAYIFLAGVSREVEGELGVHQISSQSSDLVGAQLTISDIIDVLGRFDTPPEVMSVMFKTPPDDMHIFTPEEIVRYRLNKTGAANDGVVQQDPAKSASGLVMDAPRAHSSTSEASLPPTQTSDRPDRLAIYTGLDLFGDDIRSVRVADAAECAGQCGALRGQCKAFTFNINPAIKRGPNCFLKSGYGRVDGNKVAFSGMLLSGSDPDPETFTLGTIDPQDALFDDVDLPGGDLSSRPFQQATTPLQCRLACIDNNSCIAFTYVRAKSECWLKGSVGNPRSRQGMVSGVKTPRSFSPATVIDLN, encoded by the coding sequence ATGCGTACTAGATTTCAAGCTGTGCTCGCCGTCGCGCTTCTGTTTCTCGTTGCAGCTGGCAGTGCGTCGACCGCTGAGAAAACCTTCGGACCCTTCATCATAAGCGACGACTATCCCGATCTGATTATTCTCAATGGCGAGATAGACGTTAGCTCCGCGCTAAACTTCAGACGCGTGCTTGATGCTGCTCCAAACGCCAAGGTGGTCGCACTCAATAGTCCAGGCGGAAATGTGCAGATGGGGCTTCTGATTGCGGATGATATCCATCAACGGGAGCTGACGACCTACATTCCCAAGGGAAGCGGCTGCTATTCGGCCTGCGCATACATCTTCCTTGCCGGCGTATCGCGGGAAGTCGAAGGAGAGCTCGGCGTCCACCAGATCTCGTCGCAATCATCAGATCTCGTCGGCGCCCAACTTACCATTTCTGATATCATCGACGTCCTTGGCCGCTTCGATACGCCACCTGAAGTGATGAGCGTCATGTTCAAGACGCCACCAGACGATATGCACATTTTCACCCCCGAAGAGATCGTCCGCTATCGACTAAACAAAACAGGCGCAGCAAATGACGGCGTCGTGCAGCAGGATCCAGCTAAATCGGCCAGCGGCCTGGTAATGGATGCCCCCCGAGCTCACTCATCGACATCGGAAGCTTCCCTTCCTCCGACCCAAACATCAGACCGACCAGATCGCCTTGCGATCTACACTGGGCTCGACCTTTTCGGCGACGACATCCGTTCGGTGAGGGTTGCAGACGCTGCTGAATGTGCCGGACAGTGCGGGGCACTGAGAGGCCAGTGCAAAGCCTTCACGTTCAATATAAACCCAGCCATCAAACGCGGCCCAAACTGCTTCCTCAAATCAGGCTACGGCAGGGTCGATGGCAATAAAGTTGCCTTTTCCGGCATGCTTCTAAGCGGATCCGATCCTGATCCCGAAACTTTTACCTTGGGTACCATTGACCCCCAGGACGCTCTCTTTGACGATGTCGACTTGCCAGGCGGCGACCTTTCCAGTCGTCCCTTCCAACAGGCTACAACGCCCCTCCAATGCAGACTTGCATGCATCGACAACAATAGCTGCATCGCGTTCACATATGTGCGCGCGAAGAGCGAGTGCTGGCTCAAGGGATCAGTCGGCAATCCGCGCTCACGGCAGGGTATGGTCAGTGGCGTGAAAACGCCTCGGAGCTTTTCGCCGGCCACGGTTATCGATCTAAATTGA
- a CDS encoding diguanylate cyclase domain-containing protein, which translates to MGRTSARLHRMRPDTQTANATTSDRFNHLQELFDKSFKAARIGIWECSLPDEVLTWTDTVYELFDLEPQCALSRDDIVALYTDDSRRKLSEIRSATIAAGNDFTLDAEIITATGNRRWIRITAIVERVDGRPVRLFGMKQDITAEKTMMDHIRHLAEVDTVTGLASRAKFEAVFEDVYAASAAVPHALLLIDLDGFKAVNDSLGHQAGDACLKEAGHRLTVALPDAIVISRLGGDEFAVLHPCRSADCLEQLGNRIVKDMQWQLGIAGLSISSSVGGAPVNGDIEPKDVFSRADRALYRAKSEGKNSFRLFEAGQHHHRG; encoded by the coding sequence ATGGGGCGAACATCGGCTCGACTGCACAGGATGCGTCCGGACACGCAGACTGCCAACGCGACCACCTCGGACCGCTTCAACCATCTGCAGGAACTGTTCGACAAGTCCTTCAAGGCAGCCCGCATCGGCATCTGGGAATGCAGCCTCCCGGATGAAGTTCTCACCTGGACCGATACCGTCTACGAACTGTTCGATCTTGAGCCGCAATGCGCGCTGAGCCGCGACGATATCGTCGCGCTCTACACGGACGATTCCCGCCGGAAGCTCTCGGAAATCCGCAGCGCCACGATCGCCGCCGGCAACGATTTCACGCTCGATGCCGAGATCATCACCGCGACCGGCAATCGCCGCTGGATCAGGATCACCGCGATCGTCGAACGGGTCGATGGCAGACCGGTCCGACTCTTCGGGATGAAGCAGGACATCACCGCCGAAAAGACCATGATGGATCACATCCGCCATCTGGCGGAAGTCGACACCGTCACCGGTCTCGCCTCGCGCGCGAAATTCGAGGCCGTGTTCGAAGACGTCTATGCTGCGTCAGCCGCAGTCCCGCATGCCCTGCTGCTGATCGACCTCGACGGTTTCAAGGCGGTCAACGACAGCCTCGGCCACCAGGCCGGAGACGCGTGCCTGAAGGAGGCCGGCCATCGGCTGACTGTCGCCCTGCCGGACGCAATCGTGATCAGCCGGCTCGGCGGCGACGAGTTCGCCGTGCTGCATCCCTGCCGATCCGCAGATTGCCTCGAACAACTCGGCAACCGCATCGTCAAGGACATGCAATGGCAACTGGGCATCGCCGGCCTGAGTATCTCAAGCTCGGTGGGCGGCGCCCCTGTCAATGGCGATATCGAACCGAAGGACGTGTTCTCTCGCGCCGACCGGGCGCTCTATAGGGCCAAGAGCGAAGGCAAGAATTCGTTCAGGCTGTTCGAGGCCGGCCAGCACCATCACCGAGGCTGA
- a CDS encoding LysR substrate-binding domain-containing protein, whose product MENLRGLLPSASRLILFEAAARHLNFSRAAKELGVSQAAVSQAVRALEDDLGVQLFLRVHRAVELTDPGERLFIDVSTGMGRIQRTVEDIRQKSRDASVTIAASSAFASMWMLPRLERFREDLPNIDLRIQTSVRDLDLVNEPVPLAVRGGRPEDWPQYHAAPIASEVITAVASPAFIERNDIDDSLETLARQRLIWLDEPVRTALDWPQWFAAGGFTLPRQARKLVINDYVLVIQAVLAGQGVALGWRHLIEPQIAAGLLQPVTSHVVHTGAAFYVVWPRTRELNPRARAVRDWLIADGERGEGQRQA is encoded by the coding sequence ATGGAAAATCTTCGTGGTCTCCTGCCCTCCGCCTCCCGGCTGATCCTTTTCGAGGCTGCCGCCCGACACCTGAATTTCAGTCGCGCCGCAAAGGAGCTCGGCGTCAGCCAGGCCGCCGTGTCGCAGGCCGTGCGGGCACTGGAGGACGACCTCGGCGTCCAGCTCTTTCTGCGCGTCCACCGTGCCGTGGAACTGACCGACCCCGGCGAGCGCCTGTTCATCGACGTTTCCACCGGCATGGGCCGCATCCAGAGAACGGTCGAGGACATCCGCCAGAAAAGCCGGGATGCGAGCGTGACGATCGCCGCCTCCAGCGCGTTCGCCTCGATGTGGATGCTGCCGCGTCTGGAGCGGTTCCGCGAAGACCTCCCGAACATCGACCTGCGCATCCAGACGAGCGTGCGCGACCTTGACCTCGTCAACGAACCCGTGCCGCTCGCCGTGCGTGGCGGACGGCCCGAGGACTGGCCGCAATATCACGCCGCCCCGATCGCGTCCGAAGTCATCACTGCGGTGGCAAGCCCCGCCTTCATTGAGAGAAACGACATCGACGACAGCCTGGAAACGCTTGCCCGCCAGCGGCTGATCTGGCTGGACGAACCGGTGCGCACCGCGCTCGACTGGCCGCAATGGTTTGCCGCCGGCGGCTTCACCCTGCCCCGCCAGGCCCGCAAGCTGGTGATCAACGATTATGTGCTCGTCATCCAGGCGGTCCTTGCTGGCCAAGGCGTGGCGCTCGGCTGGCGCCACCTCATCGAACCGCAGATCGCCGCAGGCCTGTTGCAGCCGGTGACCTCGCATGTGGTCCACACCGGGGCGGCCTTTTACGTCGTCTGGCCGCGCACACGCGAACTCAACCCGCGCGCCCGCGCCGTCCGCGACTGGCTGATCGCCGATGGAGAGCGCGGTGAAGGTCAGCGCCAGGCCTGA
- a CDS encoding trimethylamine methyltransferase family protein, producing the protein MDAADITIERRPRSAGRGVRRDNSAKIKGVPYIVRNIPTYDILGEESLLRIEATADRILSEVGIEFRDDPATLDLWRRAGAKVDGVLVRFEPGMLKEILASAPSEFTQHARNPEKSVRIGGKNVVFSPAYGSPFVMDLDKGRRYGTIGDFRNFIKLAQSSPWLHHSGGTICEPVDLPVNKRHLDMVYSHMRYSDRPFMGSITAEDRAEDSIEMARILFGADFVDGHCVILGNVNVNSPLVWDGTMTKSLRAYARANQAAVIVPFILGGAMGPVTNAGAIAQSYAETMAGCALTQLERKGAPVIFGNFLSSMSLRSGSPTFGTPEPAIGSMVIGQLCRRLGLPMRCAGNFSNSKLPDAQAMQEGVMSMLSAVHCGANFILHSAGFLDGLLSMSYEKFVMDADFCGALHSYLAGVVVDDNTLAVDAFTEVGPGSHFLGSAHTMRNYQTAFWDSGLSDNEPFEKWSQEGGSTDMATRANRQWKKTLAEYEAPPLDVAVDEALLDFVTRKKAALPDAWY; encoded by the coding sequence ATGGACGCTGCAGACATCACCATCGAAAGACGGCCCAGATCGGCGGGGCGCGGTGTGCGGCGGGACAATTCCGCCAAGATCAAGGGCGTCCCTTACATCGTCCGCAACATCCCGACTTACGACATCCTCGGCGAGGAGAGCCTTCTTCGCATCGAGGCGACGGCCGATCGCATCCTCAGCGAAGTCGGCATCGAATTTCGCGACGATCCGGCAACCCTCGATCTCTGGCGTCGGGCCGGTGCGAAGGTCGACGGCGTTCTCGTCCGCTTCGAACCGGGCATGCTGAAGGAAATCCTTGCCAGCGCGCCGAGCGAATTCACACAGCATGCCCGCAATCCGGAGAAATCGGTCAGGATCGGCGGCAAAAATGTCGTTTTCTCGCCGGCTTATGGTTCGCCCTTCGTCATGGATCTCGACAAGGGACGGCGATACGGCACGATCGGGGATTTCCGCAACTTCATCAAGCTGGCGCAGTCTAGCCCGTGGCTGCACCATTCCGGGGGCACGATCTGCGAGCCGGTCGATCTGCCGGTCAACAAGCGCCATCTCGACATGGTCTACAGTCACATGCGCTATTCGGACCGTCCCTTCATGGGCTCGATCACGGCGGAGGATCGGGCGGAAGATTCGATCGAGATGGCCCGCATTCTGTTCGGCGCCGATTTCGTCGACGGCCACTGCGTGATCCTCGGCAATGTGAACGTCAACTCCCCGCTCGTCTGGGACGGAACCATGACGAAGTCGCTCAGGGCTTACGCACGCGCAAACCAGGCGGCGGTCATCGTTCCCTTCATCCTCGGCGGCGCGATGGGGCCGGTCACCAATGCCGGTGCGATCGCCCAATCCTATGCCGAGACCATGGCCGGCTGCGCGCTCACGCAGCTCGAGCGCAAGGGCGCGCCGGTGATCTTCGGCAATTTCCTGTCGTCAATGTCGCTTCGGTCCGGATCGCCGACCTTCGGAACCCCAGAGCCGGCGATCGGGTCGATGGTGATCGGCCAGCTCTGCCGGCGGCTTGGCCTGCCGATGCGTTGCGCCGGCAACTTTTCCAATTCGAAACTGCCGGATGCACAGGCGATGCAGGAAGGCGTGATGTCGATGCTCTCGGCGGTCCATTGCGGCGCCAACTTCATCCTGCATTCGGCCGGCTTCCTCGATGGGCTTCTCTCCATGTCTTATGAGAAGTTCGTCATGGACGCCGATTTCTGCGGCGCGCTGCACTCCTATCTCGCCGGCGTCGTGGTCGATGACAATACGCTGGCCGTGGACGCCTTCACGGAAGTCGGGCCGGGAAGTCATTTCCTCGGCTCCGCCCATACGATGCGGAATTACCAGACCGCGTTCTGGGATTCCGGCCTTTCGGACAACGAGCCGTTCGAAAAATGGAGCCAGGAAGGCGGATCGACGGACATGGCGACGCGCGCCAACCGGCAATGGAAGAAGACGCTTGCCGAATACGAGGCGCCGCCGCTGGACGTCGCCGTCGACGAGGCGCTCCTCGATTTCGTCACCCGCAAGAAGGCGGCGCTGCCGGATGCGTGGTACTGA
- a CDS encoding ABC-F family ATP-binding cassette domain-containing protein, translating into MIRIENISKSNSHRILYIEASAALNRGEKIGLVGPNGAGKTTLFRMITGEELPDEGQVSAEKGITIGYFNQDVGEMAGRSAVAEVMEGAGPVSEVAAELRDLEAAMSDPDRMDEMDTIIERYGEVQARYEELDGYALEGRAREVLAGLSFSQEMMDGDVGKLSGGWKMRVALARILLMRPDVMLLDEPSNHLDIESLIWLEAFLKNYDGALMMTSHDREFMNRIVTKIIEIDAGSLTSYSGDYEFYEGQRAQNEKQQQAQFERQQAMLAKEIKFIERFKARASHAAQVQSRVKKLEKIDRVEPPRRRQTVAFDFLPAPRSGEDVVSLKGVHKAYGSRTIYDGLDFMVRRRERWCIMGVNGAGKSTLLKLVTGTTEPDKGNVTIGASVKLGYFAQHSMDLLDGDLTILQWLEERFPKAGQAPLRALSGCFGFSGDDVEKRCRVLSGGEKARLVMAAMLFDPPNFLVLDEPTNHLDLDTKEMLIKALSSFEGTMLFVSHDRHFLAALSNRVLELTPEGIHQYGGGYTEYVERTGQEAPGLHS; encoded by the coding sequence ATGATCCGCATCGAAAACATCAGCAAGTCCAACAGCCATCGCATTCTCTACATCGAAGCGTCGGCCGCCCTGAACCGTGGCGAGAAGATCGGCCTGGTCGGACCGAACGGTGCCGGCAAGACGACGTTGTTTCGCATGATTACCGGCGAGGAGCTGCCGGACGAGGGACAGGTCTCTGCCGAAAAGGGTATCACCATCGGTTACTTCAACCAGGATGTCGGTGAGATGGCCGGTCGTTCGGCGGTTGCCGAGGTCATGGAGGGAGCGGGGCCGGTCAGCGAAGTCGCGGCCGAGCTGCGCGATCTCGAGGCGGCGATGTCCGATCCCGACCGCATGGATGAGATGGACACCATCATCGAACGCTACGGCGAGGTGCAGGCGCGCTACGAGGAACTCGACGGCTATGCGCTGGAAGGCCGCGCCCGGGAGGTGCTGGCGGGCCTGAGCTTCAGCCAGGAGATGATGGACGGCGATGTCGGCAAGCTCTCCGGCGGCTGGAAGATGCGGGTGGCGCTGGCCCGCATCCTGCTGATGCGCCCCGATGTGATGCTGCTCGACGAACCGTCGAACCATCTCGACATCGAAAGCCTGATTTGGCTGGAGGCGTTCCTGAAGAATTATGACGGCGCGCTGATGATGACCTCGCATGACCGCGAGTTTATGAACCGCATCGTCACCAAGATCATCGAGATCGATGCCGGATCGCTGACCAGCTATTCCGGCGATTACGAATTCTACGAAGGCCAGCGGGCGCAGAACGAAAAGCAGCAGCAGGCGCAGTTTGAGCGCCAGCAGGCGATGCTCGCCAAGGAGATCAAGTTCATCGAGCGCTTCAAGGCGCGTGCCTCGCATGCCGCCCAGGTGCAGAGCCGGGTCAAGAAGCTGGAAAAGATCGACCGCGTCGAGCCGCCGCGCCGGCGCCAGACCGTCGCCTTCGATTTCCTGCCTGCGCCGCGCTCGGGTGAGGACGTCGTCAGCCTCAAGGGCGTTCACAAGGCCTATGGCAGCCGGACGATCTATGACGGACTCGACTTCATGGTCCGCCGCCGCGAGCGCTGGTGCATCATGGGCGTCAACGGCGCCGGCAAGTCGACGCTCTTGAAGCTCGTCACCGGCACGACCGAGCCGGACAAGGGCAATGTGACGATCGGCGCCAGCGTCAAGCTCGGCTATTTCGCCCAGCATTCGATGGACTTGCTCGACGGCGACCTGACCATCCTGCAATGGCTGGAGGAACGCTTCCCGAAGGCCGGACAGGCACCGCTTCGGGCGCTTTCCGGCTGCTTCGGCTTTTCCGGCGATGATGTCGAAAAGCGCTGCCGGGTGCTGTCGGGCGGCGAGAAGGCTCGCCTCGTCATGGCGGCCATGCTGTTCGATCCGCCGAACTTCCTCGTGCTCGACGAACCGACGAACCACCTCGACCTCGACACCAAGGAAATGCTGATCAAGGCGCTGTCGTCCTTCGAGGGAACCATGCTGTTCGTCTCGCACGATCGTCACTTCCTTGCCGCTCTCTCCAACCGCGTGCTGGAACTGACGCCGGAGGGCATCCATCAATATGGTGGCGGCTACACCGAGTATGTGGAGCGTACCGGCCAGGAAGCGCCGGGGCTGCATTCCTGA
- a CDS encoding FMN-binding glutamate synthase family protein: MVGFIRRTIIPITAFIISILCLFLMARNVWWFLLLVPAVGLVVLGLYDFFQTRWTITRNYPVAGRLRWFFYDLRPFLRAYIVEDDLHGTPFSFEARNLVHARARGVTDTHPFGTERDTDASTYHWLSHSIAPAENPERSPRVRVGNDQTGKPYDASIFNISAMSFGALSANAVEALNMAAKKGNFYHDTGEGGVSDYHLKHGGDLVWELGSAYFGARDKDGHFDPDKFRDGAQRDNVKMTEIKLSQGAKPGHGGLLPAAKVTEEIARIRQIPVHQDALSPRGHTAFSTPIEMLEFAARMRELSGGKPVGLKLCIGQPHEVFAIVKAILKTGITPEFIVVDGAEGGTGAAPLELSDWVGMPLKEGLILMRNALVGAGLQPKIKLAASGKVYSGMGLAYNMAIGADWCNAARAFMFSVGCIQAQRCHLGTCPTGVTTQDPSRMRALVPEVQAERAARFHAKTLDSLADMIAAAGLEHPRELSPHHVMHRMGPEKAETMDMIYPFLPEGVLLDAPEDTVYADWWQAATPESFKPRTDLESVRAKKGSQQAAV; this comes from the coding sequence ATGGTAGGGTTCATACGCCGCACCATCATTCCCATCACCGCCTTCATCATCTCCATCCTCTGTCTTTTCCTGATGGCGCGGAATGTCTGGTGGTTCCTGCTTCTTGTCCCTGCTGTCGGGCTCGTGGTTCTCGGGCTCTACGATTTCTTCCAGACACGCTGGACCATTACCCGCAATTATCCCGTCGCCGGCCGTCTGCGCTGGTTCTTCTATGATCTGCGCCCCTTCCTCCGCGCCTACATCGTCGAGGACGACCTCCACGGTACGCCGTTTTCCTTCGAGGCCCGCAATCTCGTCCATGCCCGCGCCCGCGGCGTGACCGATACCCATCCCTTCGGCACCGAGCGCGATACCGATGCCAGCACCTATCACTGGCTCTCGCATTCCATCGCGCCAGCGGAAAATCCGGAGCGCTCGCCACGCGTCCGTGTCGGCAACGACCAGACGGGCAAGCCCTATGACGCATCGATATTCAACATTTCGGCCATGAGCTTCGGGGCTTTGTCGGCCAATGCCGTCGAGGCGTTGAACATGGCGGCTAAGAAGGGCAACTTCTATCACGACACCGGCGAGGGTGGCGTCAGCGACTACCATCTGAAACATGGCGGTGATCTCGTATGGGAACTGGGTTCCGCCTATTTCGGCGCGCGCGACAAGGACGGGCATTTCGATCCGGACAAATTTCGCGACGGCGCGCAGCGCGACAATGTGAAGATGACGGAGATCAAGCTCAGCCAGGGTGCGAAGCCCGGCCATGGGGGCCTGTTGCCGGCGGCCAAGGTGACCGAGGAGATCGCCCGCATCCGCCAGATTCCGGTCCATCAGGATGCGCTGTCGCCGCGCGGCCATACGGCCTTTTCCACGCCGATCGAGATGCTGGAATTTGCCGCCCGCATGCGCGAGTTGTCCGGCGGCAAGCCGGTGGGCCTGAAACTTTGCATCGGCCAACCGCACGAGGTCTTCGCCATCGTCAAGGCGATCCTGAAGACTGGCATCACGCCGGAATTCATCGTCGTCGACGGTGCGGAGGGCGGAACCGGTGCAGCCCCGCTGGAGCTCTCCGACTGGGTCGGCATGCCGCTGAAGGAAGGGCTCATCCTGATGCGCAATGCGCTGGTCGGCGCCGGCCTCCAGCCGAAGATCAAGCTTGCCGCATCCGGCAAGGTCTATTCCGGCATGGGGCTCGCCTACAACATGGCGATCGGGGCCGACTGGTGCAATGCGGCCCGCGCGTTCATGTTTTCCGTCGGCTGCATCCAGGCTCAGCGCTGCCATCTCGGCACCTGTCCGACCGGCGTGACGACACAGGATCCGTCGCGGATGCGGGCGCTTGTGCCGGAGGTGCAGGCAGAGCGGGCAGCGCGCTTTCACGCCAAGACGCTCGATTCGCTTGCCGACATGATCGCCGCCGCAGGTCTCGAACATCCGCGCGAATTGTCACCGCATCACGTCATGCATCGCATGGGTCCGGAGAAGGCCGAGACCATGGACATGATCTATCCCTTCCTGCCTGAAGGCGTGCTGCTCGATGCCCCGGAAGACACTGTCTATGCCGACTGGTGGCAGGCCGCGACGCCCGAAAGTTTCAAACCGCGGACCGATCTGGAAAGCGTTCGCGCCAAGAAAGGCAGCCAGCAGGCCGCCGTATAG